The Spirochaeta lutea genome includes the window CAAGGGTGGGGGGAGGTTTGTAAAAAGTTACAGGGTTTTGCGCACTATCAAAAGTCCTCCTCCTCGATTTCCGAGGCTTGGGCTCGGCTAGCAGCCTCAACCTGAGCAGCCTCCTCCTCCGCAACCGAGGGGTCAACCGCACCGGATTTGGCGAACATCTGCAGCAACTGAATGAAATAGTATAATCTTTTATACACCTCACCCATACGCTGCTTCAGGGGCTCTTCACTCAGAGACTCCAGTTCCTTCCAGTTGATTATTAGCTCATGGTTAGGCCGGTCCAAATCTTCCAGGAGGGATTTGATCCCCTTTCCGAAAGAAATCAGGCTGTTGGCTGCTTCAGCCACAATTTTCTGGGCGCGGATGTTGATCTCCTCCACCATGGTCCGAACCGGTCGCGCGGTTGCTTCGTCCCGCTCAATCACCCTGCCGACCAAACGCTTAAGCTTTTGTCCGATCTCGCCTTCCTCACCCAGACTCTCATCGAAGGCGAGCAGAGTATCCGAAACCTCAAGCACCTTGTAATAATGATCTGACATCTGCTGGCTCAGCACATTCGTCGTCCACTTACCCCGTACCAGGAGCAAGTCCTCCAGCTCCCTCACATCCTTCTTGAAAAAGTCCAGCAGAAAGGCCTTGAGATAGTTAATAGGCACGGTGTACTGGTAGCTCACACCCAGCTTTTTGGAAAAAGACATATTCGCCCGGTCGGTGTAGTACTTTACCCGGGGGGTGACAGGCCCGCCGAAAATCACCTGAATAAGCTTCTCCACCTTAGCTCCGCGTTTTTCCTGGACAATCCTCTGGATAATCTGCTCGGTCTGGGTCTTCAGCCTGTTCAGATACGATTCAACAATCCGTTCGCCGGGGACCCGCAGCACGGGCTTGTAGTAGGGATCCTCGGATACGTGC containing:
- a CDS encoding DUF5312 family protein, whose amino-acid sequence is MAIDGKSDKSGEGGGLLGWIVQLFMGGNDPEREKRRLLKQIGKDLGKLRFKFYKPKGEMALPQLAKLFFEIYKVTASASSLMQNAESSHALREITIDYFLNDSMTALRDGLSEPAIRELAKTMDPKFLASKLKDDMLTFFGSFDSNLVKRINSTYNLILRFSNFVRFDYYFTLKKFDSTLSEGDVSGSPKFEAINGEYIADDLKDFLEVALPIDKDADWDTVFEILKLYKGVEVVNRAGWGRVTQIVKNIVHAEVLTLVVQHVSEDPYYKPVLRVPGERIVESYLNRLKTQTEQIIQRIVQEKRGAKVEKLIQVIFGGPVTPRVKYYTDRANMSFSKKLGVSYQYTVPINYLKAFLLDFFKKDVRELEDLLLVRGKWTTNVLSQQMSDHYYKVLEVSDTLLAFDESLGEEGEIGQKLKRLVGRVIERDEATARPVRTMVEEINIRAQKIVAEAANSLISFGKGIKSLLEDLDRPNHELIINWKELESLSEEPLKQRMGEVYKRLYYFIQLLQMFAKSGAVDPSVAEEEAAQVEAASRAQASEIEEEDF